A genomic segment from Verrucomicrobiia bacterium encodes:
- a CDS encoding peptide ABC transporter substrate-binding protein, whose product MWHPASLLTGHGARRSPQVRRSPPALAGLRIPLPRQDRRSLTPHWARAALAFLCGLALLGCRPLPPADLTVLNGSEPSSLDPLLVTGVEELRAVLPLFEGLTRPDPVTSLAQPGLAQSWDRSPDGLRYTFHLRPGLVWSTGQRLTADDVVYSWRRVLEPTNACQYANLLFPVRHAEDFHLGRLTDFSQVGVRAPDPATVEVRLAHPCAYFLDLCAFQTLAIVPRHAIERHGDRWIMAARPLPSSGPYQLDFWRLNDRIRLRRNPAYWDALNTFSEVVDLLPVTAPNTALNLYLKGQADVIWDKPLVPTELMPALRDRPDFHSFPVLGTFFLRLNVTRPPFDDVRVRRAFALATDKPFLTRRITAMGEEPATHFVPTVTANYRRGDGQPYDPDAARAALAGAGFPDGRGFPEVDFLIDSAAGGAARVTERAGIELQAMWQRELGVRVTLRRMEKKAFLVAQRALDYAISRSSWIGDYNDPNTFLDLFMTGSGNNRTGWSHERYDQLLRAAAAESDPDRRATLMAEAETLLVRDGIPVIPLWFEVGFSLYRPDRLAGIHPNALDVHPLNAIRRLP is encoded by the coding sequence GTGTGGCACCCCGCCTCGCTCCTGACGGGCCACGGGGCCAGACGATCCCCCCAAGTACGTCGTTCGCCGCCCGCCCTGGCCGGCCTGCGGATCCCTCTTCCCCGTCAAGACCGCCGTTCGCTGACCCCGCACTGGGCCCGGGCGGCTCTGGCCTTCCTCTGTGGCCTGGCGCTCCTGGGCTGCCGCCCCCTCCCGCCCGCCGACCTCACCGTTCTCAACGGCTCCGAACCCAGTTCGCTCGACCCCCTCCTCGTCACCGGCGTCGAGGAACTCCGGGCCGTCCTTCCCCTCTTCGAAGGTCTCACCCGACCCGACCCGGTCACCTCCCTCGCCCAACCGGGTCTCGCCCAAAGCTGGGACCGTTCCCCGGACGGACTCCGCTACACCTTCCACCTCCGCCCAGGCCTGGTCTGGTCCACCGGCCAACGCCTCACCGCCGACGACGTCGTCTATTCCTGGCGCCGTGTGCTCGAACCGACCAACGCCTGCCAGTACGCCAACCTCCTCTTCCCCGTCCGGCATGCCGAGGACTTCCATCTCGGCCGGCTCACCGACTTTTCCCAGGTCGGCGTGCGCGCCCCGGACCCGGCGACCGTCGAGGTCCGACTCGCCCATCCGTGCGCCTACTTCCTCGACCTCTGCGCCTTCCAGACCCTCGCCATCGTCCCCCGCCACGCCATCGAACGTCATGGCGACCGCTGGATCATGGCGGCCCGCCCCCTCCCCTCCAGCGGACCCTACCAGCTCGACTTCTGGCGCCTCAACGACCGCATCCGTCTCCGCCGGAATCCAGCCTACTGGGACGCCCTCAACACCTTCAGCGAAGTGGTCGATCTCCTGCCGGTGACCGCCCCCAACACCGCCCTCAACCTCTACCTCAAAGGCCAGGCCGATGTCATCTGGGACAAACCCCTTGTCCCCACCGAACTCATGCCGGCCCTCCGCGACCGCCCCGACTTCCACTCCTTTCCCGTCCTCGGAACGTTCTTCCTCCGCCTCAACGTCACCCGCCCCCCGTTCGATGATGTCCGTGTCCGTCGCGCCTTCGCCCTCGCCACCGACAAGCCCTTCCTGACCCGGCGCATCACCGCCATGGGCGAGGAACCCGCCACCCACTTCGTCCCCACCGTCACCGCCAATTACCGGCGCGGCGACGGCCAGCCCTACGATCCCGACGCCGCCCGCGCCGCCCTCGCCGGGGCGGGCTTCCCCGACGGACGCGGCTTCCCCGAGGTGGACTTCCTCATCGACAGCGCGGCCGGTGGAGCGGCGCGTGTCACCGAACGCGCCGGCATCGAACTCCAGGCCATGTGGCAGCGCGAACTCGGGGTCCGGGTGACCCTGCGGCGCATGGAGAAAAAGGCCTTCCTCGTCGCCCAGCGCGCCCTCGACTACGCCATCAGCCGTTCCAGCTGGATCGGCGATTACAACGATCCCAACACGTTCCTCGACCTCTTCATGACCGGCAGCGGCAACAATCGCACCGGCTGGTCCCACGAACGCTACGACCAGCTCCTCCGCGCCGCCGCCGCGGAATCGGACCCGGACCGCCGCGCCACCCTCATGGCCGAGGCCGAAACCCTGCTCGTCCGCGACGGGATCCCCGTGATCCCCCTATGGTTCGAGGTCGGCTTCAGCCTCTATCGTCCCGACCGCCTCGCCGGCATCCACCCCAACGCCCTCGACGTCCACCCGCTCAACGCCATCCGGCGACTTCCCTGA
- a CDS encoding ABC transporter ATP-binding protein produces MIRVVGLARRYAMGAETVHALRALTLDIEAGEYVAIMGPSGSGKSTLMNLLGCLDSPSEGRYELNGVDVADLDDNALAEIRNREIGFVFQSFHLLPRADALRNVELPLIYAGLPVGERRERAREALCRVRLEDRMQHRPNELSGGQRQRVAIARALVNRPSLLLADEPTGNLDSRTGEEILALFEDLSDQGHTILVVTHEEEVARKARRILRLRDGTLASDERVRGAPAVEATKP; encoded by the coding sequence CTGATCCGCGTGGTCGGCCTGGCGAGGCGGTACGCGATGGGCGCCGAGACGGTGCATGCCCTGCGCGCGCTGACGCTGGACATCGAGGCGGGCGAGTATGTGGCCATCATGGGGCCGTCCGGTTCCGGCAAGTCCACCCTGATGAATCTCCTCGGCTGCCTCGATTCCCCGAGCGAGGGGCGGTACGAATTGAACGGGGTGGACGTGGCCGACCTGGACGACAACGCGCTCGCCGAGATCCGCAACCGGGAGATCGGGTTCGTCTTCCAGAGTTTCCACCTGCTGCCCCGGGCGGACGCGCTGCGGAATGTCGAACTGCCGCTGATCTATGCCGGGTTGCCGGTGGGGGAGCGGCGCGAACGGGCACGCGAGGCCCTGTGCCGCGTGCGCCTCGAGGACCGGATGCAGCATCGTCCGAATGAACTCTCCGGCGGGCAGCGGCAACGGGTGGCCATCGCCCGGGCTCTGGTGAACCGTCCGTCGTTGCTGCTGGCCGACGAGCCGACCGGCAATCTGGATTCCCGGACCGGCGAGGAGATCCTCGCACTGTTCGAAGACCTGTCGGACCAGGGCCACACCATCCTGGTGGTGACCCACGAGGAGGAGGTGGCCCGCAAGGCGCGGCGGATCCTGCGGTTGCGGGATGGCACCCTGGCGAGTGACGAGCGGGTCCGGGGCGCCCCCGCGGTGGAGGCGACGAAGCCATGA
- a CDS encoding phosphoglycerate kinase — MAKLSVQDIEVQGKRVLVRVDFNVPVEDRDGRMVITDDTRIRETLPTLTLLTSRGARVILVSHLGRPDGQVVPSMSLAPVAARLGELLASPVRFVDQTIGPAVAEAAAALKDGEVLLLENVRFHPGEEQNDPAFAEQLAAVADIYVNDAFGTAHRAHASTEGVAHVVARRGGRRACGLLIAKELRFLGEELDNPARPFVVILGGAKVSGKILVIDRLIEKADAILIGGAMSYTFKLALGATVGRSLVEPDRTQTALDALEKARARGIQFLLPKDNIAVTPVDTGKKDKKGRPKLELTQPRVNSGDTIPDAEEGVDIGPETARAYAGVIASARTILWNGPMGIFEDPRFAGGTVAVARAVADATRRGAKSIIGGGDSVKAINQAGLQDQVTFMSTGGGASLEFLEGKVLPGVAALEDK, encoded by the coding sequence ATGGCCAAACTCTCCGTTCAAGACATCGAAGTGCAAGGCAAACGCGTTCTCGTCCGCGTGGATTTCAATGTTCCCGTCGAGGACAGGGATGGCCGGATGGTCATCACCGACGACACGCGCATCCGGGAGACGCTTCCCACGCTGACCCTCCTGACCTCCCGTGGCGCCAGGGTGATCCTCGTTTCCCACCTCGGCCGCCCGGACGGCCAGGTCGTGCCCTCGATGTCCCTTGCCCCGGTGGCCGCCCGTCTGGGCGAACTGCTCGCAAGCCCCGTCCGGTTCGTCGATCAAACCATCGGCCCCGCCGTGGCGGAGGCGGCCGCAGCCTTGAAGGACGGCGAGGTTCTCCTCCTCGAGAATGTCCGCTTCCATCCCGGCGAGGAACAGAACGATCCCGCCTTCGCCGAGCAACTGGCCGCGGTGGCCGACATCTACGTCAATGACGCCTTCGGCACCGCGCATCGCGCACACGCCTCGACCGAGGGAGTCGCCCACGTCGTCGCCCGCCGCGGTGGCCGCCGCGCCTGCGGGCTTCTCATCGCCAAGGAACTCCGCTTCCTCGGCGAGGAACTCGACAACCCCGCCCGCCCGTTCGTCGTCATCCTCGGCGGCGCCAAGGTCTCGGGCAAAATCCTTGTCATCGACCGCCTGATCGAGAAGGCCGACGCCATCCTCATCGGCGGCGCCATGTCGTACACCTTCAAGCTCGCCCTCGGTGCCACTGTGGGGCGGTCCCTGGTCGAACCCGACCGCACCCAGACCGCCCTCGATGCCCTCGAAAAGGCCAGGGCCCGCGGCATCCAGTTCCTTCTGCCCAAGGACAATATCGCCGTCACCCCCGTGGATACCGGCAAGAAGGACAAGAAAGGCCGGCCCAAACTGGAACTGACCCAGCCGCGGGTGAATTCCGGCGACACCATCCCGGATGCCGAGGAAGGCGTGGACATCGGACCCGAGACGGCCCGGGCGTATGCCGGGGTGATCGCCTCCGCCCGGACCATCCTGTGGAACGGCCCGATGGGCATCTTCGAAGATCCCCGCTTCGCCGGGGGAACCGTTGCCGTGGCCCGCGCCGTCGCCGACGCCACGCGCCGGGGCGCCAAGTCCATCATCGGCGGCGGCGACAGCGTCAAGGCCATCAACCAGGCCGGTCTCCAGGATCAGGTCACCTTCATGAGCACCGGCGGCGGGGCCAGCCTTGAGTTCCTCGAGGGCAAGGTCCTCCCGGGTGTCGCCGCGCTCGAAGACAAGTAG
- a CDS encoding YIP1 family protein, whose protein sequence is MNVFAAPGELFAAVAAAPFSVANWLVPAALVAAIGLFANLVVFSQPALVQQIVAMQDREIDRAVERGRIRAEDAPRVREAAQGLGMAVAKVAGGVGAAVAAVLTPLWWGFLGWLVGRWVFRAPVRYLRTVEVAGLASLVAGLGTLVGLFLAVGLGRLMAGPHLGLLVPDFDIGNRLHLTLGAINLFTLWQLALVAFGVSRLIQRAFLPVALVLAGLWAGYKGVAVILGWVQFAL, encoded by the coding sequence ATGAATGTCTTTGCCGCGCCCGGCGAGTTGTTTGCGGCGGTGGCCGCGGCGCCGTTCTCGGTGGCCAACTGGCTGGTGCCCGCGGCCCTGGTGGCGGCCATTGGCCTGTTCGCCAATCTGGTTGTGTTCAGTCAGCCGGCCCTGGTGCAGCAGATCGTGGCGATGCAGGACCGGGAGATCGATCGTGCGGTCGAGCGGGGCCGGATCCGGGCGGAGGATGCGCCGCGGGTGCGTGAGGCCGCGCAAGGTTTGGGAATGGCGGTGGCCAAGGTGGCCGGCGGAGTGGGGGCGGCGGTGGCGGCGGTGCTGACACCGCTGTGGTGGGGTTTCCTCGGCTGGCTGGTCGGGCGCTGGGTGTTCCGGGCGCCGGTGAGGTACCTGCGAACCGTGGAGGTGGCCGGGTTGGCCAGTCTGGTGGCGGGGCTGGGGACGCTGGTGGGGTTGTTTCTGGCGGTCGGCCTGGGCCGGCTCATGGCCGGGCCGCACCTGGGATTGCTGGTGCCGGATTTCGACATCGGCAACCGCCTGCACCTCACCCTGGGGGCCATCAACCTGTTCACCCTGTGGCAGCTCGCGCTGGTGGCGTTCGGGGTCTCCCGGCTCATCCAGCGGGCTTTTCTGCCGGTGGCGCTGGTGCTGGCCGGATTGTGGGCGGGCTACAAGGGCGTGGCGGTGATCCTGGGCTGGGTGCAGTTCGCGTTGTGA
- the secG gene encoding preprotein translocase subunit SecG: MSIFIGLLTFVLMVIALFLILLVLVQLPKKDAGVGMAFGAGMSEMLLGAGSGNVLTRITKYTVGIFLGLSLLLSVLISSEARKGETGVARAIEEQARSLPATPATPAPTQPTGASGLQSLRAVPTDPAAGAEGTLPLQLTPGPAESAPTQAIPPAPPE; encoded by the coding sequence ATGTCCATCTTCATCGGTCTCCTCACCTTCGTACTGATGGTGATCGCCCTGTTCCTGATCCTTCTGGTGCTCGTCCAGCTCCCCAAGAAGGACGCTGGCGTCGGCATGGCGTTCGGCGCCGGCATGAGCGAGATGCTCCTTGGTGCCGGCTCGGGCAATGTCCTGACCCGCATCACCAAGTACACCGTCGGCATCTTCCTGGGCCTTTCGCTCCTGCTCTCGGTTCTCATCTCCAGCGAGGCCCGCAAGGGCGAGACGGGCGTCGCCCGGGCCATCGAGGAGCAGGCCCGCTCGTTGCCCGCCACCCCGGCCACCCCGGCGCCCACCCAACCCACCGGCGCCTCCGGACTCCAATCCCTCAGGGCTGTCCCGACCGATCCCGCCGCCGGCGCCGAAGGCACCCTTCCCCTGCAACTGACCCCGGGCCCCGCGGAATCCGCTCCCACCCAGGCCATCCCACCCGCGCCCCCCGAGTGA
- the tpiA gene encoding triose-phosphate isomerase: MDKARKLVIAGNWKMNKTAAEALDLINGIKREVGTVKEVDIVVCPPFTALETVSKALLNSNIRLGAQNMSEHGPGAHTGEIAATMLKEFSVRYVILGHSERRQYQKEPDDLIARKALAAHASALKPIVCVGETLAEREGGVTEQVVGTQVRGSLAGLSPELAEETILAYEPVWAIGTGRTASSQQAQDVHAFIRQVLTDLFGDAVARRIRIQYGGSVKASNARELMSMPDVDGALVGGASLEDRSFADIIRNSI, from the coding sequence ATGGACAAGGCCCGCAAGCTGGTCATCGCCGGCAACTGGAAAATGAACAAGACCGCCGCCGAGGCGCTGGATCTCATCAACGGGATCAAGCGCGAAGTCGGCACGGTCAAGGAGGTGGACATCGTGGTCTGCCCGCCCTTCACCGCCCTGGAAACCGTCTCGAAGGCGCTCCTGAACTCCAACATCCGCCTCGGCGCCCAGAACATGAGCGAGCACGGACCCGGCGCCCACACCGGCGAAATCGCCGCCACCATGCTCAAGGAGTTCTCCGTGCGCTACGTCATCCTCGGCCATTCCGAACGGCGCCAGTACCAGAAGGAACCCGACGATCTCATCGCCCGGAAGGCCCTCGCCGCCCATGCCTCCGCCCTCAAACCCATCGTCTGTGTCGGAGAAACCCTCGCCGAACGCGAGGGCGGTGTCACCGAACAGGTGGTCGGCACCCAGGTCCGCGGCAGCCTCGCCGGCCTCTCCCCCGAACTCGCCGAAGAAACCATCCTCGCCTACGAACCCGTCTGGGCCATCGGCACCGGCCGAACCGCCTCCTCCCAGCAGGCCCAGGACGTCCATGCCTTCATCCGTCAGGTCCTCACCGACCTGTTCGGCGACGCCGTCGCCCGTCGCATCCGCATCCAGTACGGCGGCAGTGTCAAGGCCTCCAACGCCCGCGAACTCATGAGCATGCCCGACGTGGACGGCGCCCTCGTCGGTGGAGCCTCCCTGGAAGACCGCAGCTTCGCGGATATCATCCGAAACTCGATCTGA
- a CDS encoding ABC transporter permease, whose product MKSREEWMEAVRMAGSALGANTLRSGLTTLGIVVGIVTVTLMATAIDGLNRAFHRSFSFIGADVLFIQRHAWLSSQEDWRQSRNRREITLEQARIVARRATLARAVSVEVQGIAPVRAGRRSARDVWVVGNTEDSALVRGLTLSEGRWLDAPDVQGGGRPVCVVGADLAAQLFPRESAVGKRLQVGSAHYRVIGVLDRMGQFFTGFNFDHQVVIPITRFTSDLTRWPDVSIMVKVRDAAEIEEAREELRGIMRQLRRVPPGMPDDFAINRQDLLIEQFNRVGGTLAALGLFITGLALFVGGIGVMNILFVSVAERTPEIGLRKAIGAKRRAILAQFLAEAGLLALGAGAIGLLMAWPLSLLVNRVLPATLSPTVALLALATALVTGLVAGLVPAWRASRLHPVEALRAE is encoded by the coding sequence ATGAAGTCGCGCGAGGAGTGGATGGAAGCCGTTCGGATGGCCGGGTCCGCCCTGGGCGCCAACACGCTGCGGTCGGGGCTCACGACATTGGGGATTGTGGTGGGGATCGTCACCGTGACGCTGATGGCGACGGCGATCGATGGGTTGAACCGGGCGTTTCACCGGAGCTTTTCCTTCATCGGGGCGGACGTGCTGTTCATCCAGCGGCACGCCTGGCTGAGCAGCCAGGAGGACTGGCGACAGAGCCGCAACCGGCGCGAGATCACCCTCGAGCAGGCGCGGATCGTGGCCCGGCGCGCGACGCTGGCGCGGGCGGTGTCGGTGGAGGTGCAGGGCATCGCCCCGGTGCGGGCGGGACGGCGCAGCGCGCGCGATGTGTGGGTGGTCGGGAACACCGAGGACAGCGCGCTGGTGCGGGGCCTGACGTTGAGCGAGGGCCGGTGGCTGGATGCTCCCGACGTTCAGGGCGGGGGACGCCCGGTGTGCGTGGTCGGGGCGGACCTCGCGGCGCAGTTGTTTCCCCGCGAATCGGCCGTTGGAAAGCGGTTGCAGGTGGGCTCGGCGCACTACCGGGTCATCGGGGTCCTGGACCGCATGGGACAGTTCTTCACCGGGTTCAATTTCGATCATCAGGTGGTGATCCCCATCACGCGGTTCACCTCGGACCTCACGCGCTGGCCGGACGTCAGCATCATGGTGAAGGTCCGGGACGCCGCGGAGATCGAGGAGGCCCGGGAGGAGTTGCGCGGGATCATGCGGCAATTGCGGCGGGTGCCGCCGGGGATGCCGGACGACTTCGCGATCAACCGGCAGGACCTGTTGATCGAGCAGTTCAACCGGGTGGGTGGGACCCTGGCGGCCCTGGGCTTGTTCATCACCGGGCTGGCGCTGTTCGTGGGCGGCATCGGGGTGATGAACATCCTGTTCGTCTCCGTGGCTGAGCGCACGCCCGAGATCGGGTTGCGCAAGGCGATCGGGGCCAAGCGGCGGGCCATTCTCGCCCAGTTCCTGGCGGAGGCGGGACTGCTGGCGTTGGGGGCCGGGGCCATCGGCCTGCTGATGGCCTGGCCGCTGTCGCTCCTCGTCAACCGCGTCCTGCCCGCCACGCTGTCCCCGACCGTCGCCCTGCTTGCCCTGGCCACCGCGCTGGTCACCGGCCTGGTGGCGGGCCTCGTCCCTGCCTGGCGTGCGTCGCGACTGCATCCGGTCGAGGCGCTGAGGGCGGAATAA
- a CDS encoding efflux RND transporter periplasmic adaptor subunit: protein MTQPRRGRARKLLILSAMALGLAALGGWAWWSRREPPQEVQTEPVTRRSLTERVVANGRIQAVTRVVINPEVSGEIVELPVREGQRVAPGDLLVRIRPDPYLAGRHSAEATHRSALAHIELARAELAKARIEFERIESLRRGGLVSDSDHVAAQTMMQVAQARYETATHQADQARAALARAEEDLAKTTIVAPIGGTVTSLRSERGERVVGTAMMAGTEIMTLADLSEMEARVDVGEIDVVLIRLGQRAVLEADAFRDRRFTGVVTEIANAARTSAAGTAQEATRFEVRIRIAEKEAFRPGMTVTAEIETRYRTNVLAVPLQSVTTRLPKGSGDGERREAGPGRAQTAEDDLAAERDGVAVRRRPDDTARAVEGVFVVREGRVEWHPVKRGIADDEHTEIEEGLEEGWDVVSGGYRAIHRELEDGKAVRVNNRPTAVGRGSEARAP from the coding sequence ATGACCCAGCCACGGCGCGGGCGTGCCCGCAAACTTCTGATTCTGTCCGCGATGGCCCTGGGTCTGGCGGCCTTGGGCGGTTGGGCGTGGTGGAGCCGGCGGGAACCGCCGCAGGAGGTGCAGACCGAACCGGTCACGAGGCGTTCGCTGACGGAGCGCGTGGTGGCCAACGGGCGGATCCAGGCGGTGACGCGGGTGGTGATCAATCCGGAGGTCAGCGGCGAGATTGTCGAGTTGCCGGTGCGCGAAGGGCAGCGGGTGGCCCCGGGTGACCTGCTGGTGCGGATTCGTCCGGACCCGTACCTCGCGGGCCGGCATTCGGCGGAGGCCACGCACCGGTCGGCCCTGGCCCATATCGAACTCGCGCGCGCGGAGCTGGCGAAAGCCCGGATCGAGTTCGAACGGATCGAGTCGCTGCGCCGGGGGGGGCTGGTGTCGGACTCGGATCACGTGGCGGCCCAGACGATGATGCAGGTGGCTCAGGCGCGGTACGAGACGGCGACGCACCAGGCGGATCAGGCGCGGGCGGCGCTGGCGCGGGCGGAGGAGGATCTGGCCAAGACGACCATCGTGGCGCCCATCGGCGGGACGGTGACCAGCCTGCGGTCGGAACGCGGCGAACGGGTGGTGGGGACGGCGATGATGGCGGGGACGGAGATCATGACGCTGGCGGATCTGAGTGAGATGGAGGCGCGGGTCGATGTGGGGGAAATCGATGTGGTGCTGATCCGCCTGGGCCAGCGGGCGGTGCTGGAGGCCGATGCCTTTCGGGACCGGCGGTTCACCGGCGTGGTCACCGAGATTGCCAACGCCGCCAGGACCTCGGCCGCCGGCACCGCCCAGGAGGCGACCCGGTTTGAAGTCCGGATCCGGATTGCCGAGAAGGAGGCGTTCCGGCCGGGGATGACGGTCACCGCGGAGATCGAGACGCGGTACCGGACGAACGTCCTGGCGGTTCCGCTCCAGAGCGTGACCACGCGATTGCCCAAGGGGAGCGGGGACGGGGAACGTCGCGAGGCCGGTCCGGGACGGGCACAGACGGCTGAAGATGACCTGGCGGCGGAACGGGACGGCGTCGCCGTGCGAAGGCGGCCGGACGACACGGCCCGAGCCGTCGAGGGGGTCTTCGTGGTGCGGGAGGGAAGGGTCGAATGGCACCCGGTGAAGCGGGGGATTGCCGACGACGAACACACCGAAATTGAGGAGGGGTTGGAGGAGGGATGGGACGTGGTGTCGGGCGGGTACCGTGCCATCCACCGCGAACTGGAGGACGGCAAGGCGGTGCGGGTGAACAATCGTCCGACCGCGGTCGGGCGGGGCTCCGAAGCGAGGGCGCCGTGA
- a CDS encoding radical SAM protein: protein MHSLPCLRYLIGHADAIRAVASSRATIPTGLLLVLLTSIARNYDQSWIGEHPFLWIFGPLLFSLVSGTWIFLVTYAGWIRRGWTSDTRATSVWRDWPTFMGLFWLTAPVAWLYAIPVERFLDPVGAARANVTLLSLVSLWRVLLFARVIQVVSGVRYWTALVWVLVPVSIEAVAVLVPLGMGPAIARGMGGLRHSPAETVILEAVSVATLVAMITAGISLVTAFVLPRPTRTERLPAPMADRLPGTFLAGATAFWLAAAVLVQPSARRSAQVEERVRTERYADALAFLRNHRPGDFAPARPLPPKPYEHATFQHQAGLLAEAREDEPRWIQEHLIRRLDDLVDSTRPIRRRAAGTAGDPAPATFTPIQPHHGYWQKPEDLHRLVTRGVGRLSWLAAWRQQNREWLEAWAALVNDAARGRLRRRYDGAVTRLFDTPSTALPRFDLLAGRPYNRLTVQTSRGCPRHCEFCAASLRITRGYQQKPVPRVLQEIREARRHVPIPFLELADDNTFLNPDWSRTFLRAMVEENLHWFTETDLSVAEDPDLCDLLAASGCRQLLIGLESPDGEALAGMDPTDWKRRRAPAALRAIDALQSRGVSVNGCFILGLDSHTPDVFPRILQFVRSSGLAEVQVTVLTPFPGTPLHDRLRRTGRLLAPRFWDRCTLFDVVYRPARMTVTELESGLRWLMKELYSRRETDDRRRAFTRQRRPSGFPVADDAPA from the coding sequence ATGCATTCGCTCCCCTGCCTCCGCTATCTGATCGGGCATGCGGACGCGATCCGCGCGGTGGCGTCAAGTCGCGCGACGATCCCCACCGGACTGCTTCTGGTTCTCCTGACCTCGATTGCCCGGAACTACGATCAGAGCTGGATCGGCGAGCATCCGTTTCTATGGATCTTCGGACCGCTTCTGTTCTCCCTGGTTTCCGGGACCTGGATCTTCCTCGTCACCTACGCCGGCTGGATCCGCAGGGGCTGGACCTCCGACACGCGAGCGACGTCCGTCTGGAGGGACTGGCCGACCTTCATGGGGCTGTTCTGGCTTACCGCGCCGGTGGCGTGGTTGTACGCCATTCCCGTGGAACGATTCCTCGATCCGGTGGGCGCCGCGCGGGCAAACGTCACCCTGCTGTCGCTCGTATCCCTGTGGCGCGTGCTCTTGTTCGCCCGGGTCATCCAGGTCGTTTCCGGAGTTCGATACTGGACTGCGCTCGTCTGGGTGCTGGTGCCCGTCTCGATTGAAGCAGTGGCCGTGCTGGTCCCCCTGGGCATGGGGCCGGCCATCGCCCGCGGAATGGGAGGTCTGCGCCACTCTCCAGCGGAAACCGTCATTCTCGAAGCGGTCAGTGTGGCCACGTTGGTCGCCATGATCACCGCCGGAATCTCCCTGGTGACGGCTTTCGTGCTCCCCCGCCCGACACGCACCGAACGTCTCCCCGCGCCCATGGCCGACCGGCTTCCCGGCACCTTCCTCGCCGGCGCGACGGCATTCTGGTTGGCCGCAGCCGTCCTGGTTCAACCCTCCGCCCGCCGCAGTGCCCAGGTGGAGGAACGGGTTCGTACGGAACGGTACGCGGATGCCCTCGCCTTCCTTCGCAACCATCGACCCGGCGACTTCGCCCCGGCCCGACCGCTGCCGCCCAAGCCGTACGAACATGCGACCTTCCAGCACCAGGCGGGGCTCCTCGCGGAGGCGCGGGAAGACGAACCCCGCTGGATTCAGGAACACCTGATTCGCCGCCTCGACGATCTCGTGGACAGCACACGGCCCATCCGCAGGCGCGCGGCTGGGACTGCCGGCGATCCCGCCCCGGCCACCTTTACCCCCATCCAACCGCACCACGGGTACTGGCAGAAGCCCGAGGATCTCCACCGGCTCGTCACCCGGGGCGTCGGACGGCTCTCCTGGCTGGCTGCATGGCGTCAGCAGAACCGCGAGTGGCTCGAGGCCTGGGCCGCCCTGGTGAACGACGCCGCCCGCGGAAGGCTTCGGAGACGCTACGATGGGGCCGTCACCCGCCTGTTCGACACGCCTTCGACGGCCCTGCCTCGCTTCGACCTCCTCGCCGGCCGCCCGTACAACCGCCTCACCGTCCAGACGTCCCGGGGTTGCCCGCGTCATTGTGAATTCTGCGCCGCCAGCCTCCGCATCACCCGGGGCTATCAGCAGAAACCCGTGCCTCGCGTCCTTCAAGAAATCCGCGAGGCCCGCCGCCATGTCCCGATCCCGTTCCTCGAACTGGCGGACGACAACACCTTCCTGAATCCGGACTGGTCCCGGACGTTCCTTCGGGCCATGGTCGAAGAGAACCTCCACTGGTTTACAGAAACCGACCTGTCGGTGGCCGAAGATCCGGACCTGTGCGATCTCCTCGCCGCCTCAGGGTGCCGGCAACTGCTCATTGGATTGGAAAGTCCCGACGGCGAGGCCCTTGCCGGCATGGATCCCACGGATTGGAAACGGAGACGGGCCCCGGCGGCGCTGCGGGCCATCGATGCCCTGCAATCCCGCGGAGTCAGCGTCAACGGTTGCTTCATCCTCGGACTGGATTCGCACACCCCGGATGTCTTTCCGAGGATTCTCCAGTTCGTCCGGTCCTCCGGCCTGGCCGAAGTTCAGGTCACTGTCCTGACGCCGTTCCCCGGCACGCCCCTCCATGACCGCCTGCGTCGCACGGGGCGGCTCCTGGCTCCGCGCTTCTGGGACCGCTGCACCTTGTTTGATGTCGTCTACCGGCCGGCACGAATGACGGTCACGGAACTGGAGTCGGGCCTCCGCTGGCTGATGAAGGAACTCTACTCGCGACGGGAAACGGACGATCGTCGCCGTGCCTTCACCCGGCAGCGGAGGCCCTCCGGCTTTCCAGTGGCGGATGATGCACCGGCGTGA